CACCGATGCGCCCGGTCGACGGAAGCGCGATTCGACTTCGAAAGCCCGTCCATCAACCCCGTCCTTCGTGGATCAAGAAAGCCTGGAGGACCGACACCGCGAGAAGGATTCCCATGATTCTGTTGAACCAGACGACTTTGTTCTCGGTATCGAGAAATCCGCTGATCAGATGGCCGGCAACCATCCAGCTTCCGACACAGACGATGGAAACGACGATGAAGATCGCGGAAAGAATGACAGCGTTGACCTCGGTTCGCTCGGAGAAGATCGCGAATGATGACATCGCGCTGGCGGCGACGATCCAGGACTTCGGATTGATCCACTGAAAAGCGGCGCCATGCAGGAACCCCAAGGGTTGCTGAAGCGTACTGCTTGATGCGACTTC
This region of Methylobacterium sp. SyP6R genomic DNA includes:
- a CDS encoding LysE family translocator, giving the protein MEFFSVILFAIVSTLTPGPNNALIMGSAVNFGVKRSVPLLLGMCLGFPALILVSGFGVGVILRYVPEFYIYMKIIGSVYLLYLAYKIFKVREVASSSTLQQPLGFLHGAAFQWINPKSWIVAASAMSSFAIFSERTEVNAVILSAIFIVVSIVCVGSWMVAGHLISGFLDTENKVVWFNRIMGILLAVSVLQAFLIHEGRG